Proteins from a genomic interval of Niabella soli DSM 19437:
- a CDS encoding GNAT family N-acetyltransferase, producing the protein MEITIRRAVASDCPRILDLVQELATYEKAPQEVTVSLEHFTESGFGPNPVWWAFVATTPTPEGEIIHGFALYYIRFSTWKGQALYLEDILVTEAMRGHKIGARLFDRLFAEAREKGFNRICWQVLDWNEPAINFYKKYGASFDGEWINCAVDVQ; encoded by the coding sequence ATGGAAATAACAATTAGAAGAGCGGTTGCTTCAGATTGCCCGCGTATTTTGGATTTGGTACAGGAGCTGGCAACCTATGAAAAAGCGCCGCAGGAGGTAACTGTTTCTCTGGAACATTTTACCGAAAGCGGTTTTGGCCCCAACCCGGTTTGGTGGGCGTTTGTAGCAACTACCCCTACTCCTGAAGGGGAAATAATACACGGCTTTGCCCTTTATTATATCCGCTTTTCTACCTGGAAGGGGCAGGCTCTATACCTGGAAGATATTTTGGTAACCGAAGCTATGCGTGGACATAAAATAGGCGCGCGGTTGTTTGACCGGCTATTTGCCGAAGCCCGGGAAAAAGGATTCAACCGCATTTGCTGGCAGGTGCTCGACTGGAATGAACCGGCGATCAATTTTTATAAAAAATACGGGGCCAGCTTTGACGGAGAATGGATCAACTGTGCGGTTGATGTGCAATGA
- a CDS encoding type VI secretion system Vgr family protein, with protein sequence MPQLTQPMFSINGTPLLQFTSFCLRQSIFDHHQFTLTVPAQAIDGKAGMFTRSGDMIGGSFGARIDGVGLSGTVLFNGIITGVETARFTGHQGDVLITGNSPTIIMDSGPHCKSWEKKAIKNIAQDVLKFFPQNLLEPQVQPLYGATLAYTVQYKETAWQFLKRLTATFGEWLFWDGRNLVIGPPRDSKKTSLVYGQHLSRFNVALQARPTQMQLMAWDYLNSKIYTSEPQGVEQKAGLNGWGEQVYKAARTVYGTRPKQWNNRFLTNKKQQDDLVNLHSAMESSKLVRFNGQSGHPGVAIGTRIDVSGNNVFTTGNEGYGEYLVTAVNHYADGQGHYENDFTAVPSGIKVPPVIVPADPVCETQSAIVTDNNDYNGLGRVRVKFHWMNGSEQTPWIRVASPHGGGSKGHFFMPEIGEEVMVGFESDSATKPYVIGTVYHGAANNGFSNAGNDIKTIQTRSGTKIRMNDAEGSVFVEDPSGNTWFMDGKGNINVNAPETMTFTCKNMNINVQENMSTYVGQDNSQTVGMNNTIGVGANHSASVGMMNSLTVGGDSLHTITGTFTEMIEGDFISESKQERKEISEKGIEISSNDSIAKHAQKEIHNNSFGNTKAN encoded by the coding sequence ATGCCCCAGTTAACCCAACCTATGTTCAGCATTAACGGTACACCGTTGCTGCAGTTTACTTCCTTTTGTTTACGACAAAGTATTTTCGATCATCATCAATTTACACTGACGGTTCCTGCCCAGGCAATTGATGGCAAGGCCGGAATGTTTACCCGCTCCGGGGATATGATCGGTGGTAGTTTCGGCGCGCGGATCGATGGGGTGGGGCTTTCGGGAACCGTACTTTTCAACGGCATCATTACCGGTGTGGAAACGGCGCGGTTCACGGGTCACCAGGGTGATGTGCTCATCACAGGTAACAGTCCTACCATCATAATGGACAGCGGCCCGCATTGCAAAAGCTGGGAGAAAAAAGCGATCAAAAATATTGCACAGGATGTGCTGAAGTTTTTCCCCCAAAACCTGCTCGAACCCCAAGTGCAGCCGTTATATGGCGCAACACTGGCCTATACCGTGCAGTATAAAGAAACGGCCTGGCAGTTTTTAAAACGGCTGACCGCCACTTTTGGGGAATGGTTGTTTTGGGATGGCAGAAACCTGGTGATCGGCCCTCCGCGCGACAGCAAAAAAACGTCGCTGGTATATGGACAGCATTTAAGCCGGTTTAACGTTGCGCTACAGGCGCGGCCCACTCAAATGCAATTGATGGCCTGGGATTATTTAAACAGCAAAATATATACAAGTGAACCGCAGGGCGTGGAGCAAAAAGCCGGCCTGAATGGTTGGGGCGAACAGGTGTATAAAGCAGCCCGGACGGTATACGGTACCCGACCCAAACAATGGAATAACCGGTTTTTGACGAATAAGAAACAACAGGATGATCTCGTGAATTTGCACAGCGCAATGGAAAGCAGCAAGCTGGTACGGTTCAATGGCCAGAGCGGCCACCCCGGCGTGGCCATTGGCACCCGGATCGATGTGAGCGGCAACAATGTTTTTACGACGGGCAACGAAGGGTATGGAGAATACCTGGTAACTGCTGTCAACCATTATGCAGATGGCCAGGGGCATTATGAGAATGATTTTACTGCGGTACCCTCAGGTATCAAAGTGCCGCCGGTAATAGTACCAGCGGACCCCGTCTGTGAAACGCAAAGCGCTATTGTGACGGATAATAACGATTATAATGGCCTGGGCAGGGTGCGGGTGAAATTTCACTGGATGAACGGATCGGAGCAAACGCCCTGGATCAGGGTGGCAAGCCCGCACGGCGGGGGTTCCAAGGGGCATTTTTTTATGCCGGAGATTGGTGAAGAGGTAATGGTTGGTTTTGAGAGTGATAGTGCCACCAAACCTTATGTGATCGGCACCGTATACCACGGCGCGGCAAATAACGGTTTCAGCAATGCCGGCAATGATATTAAAACTATTCAAACCCGGAGCGGCACCAAAATACGGATGAACGATGCTGAAGGTTCGGTATTTGTGGAGGATCCCAGCGGCAATACCTGGTTTATGGATGGCAAAGGAAATATCAATGTGAACGCGCCGGAAACGATGACATTTACGTGTAAGAATATGAACATTAATGTGCAGGAAAATATGAGCACTTATGTGGGGCAGGACAATTCGCAGACCGTTGGTATGAATAATACGATTGGTGTGGGGGCCAACCACAGCGCCAGTGTGGGAATGATGAACAGCCTTACAGTAGGTGGTGATAGCCTGCACACGATCACTGGCACTTTTACAGAAATGATCGAGGGGGATTTTATCTCGGAATCGAAGCAGGAGCGAAAGGAGATCAGTGAAAAGGGGATTGAGATTTCAAGCAATGACAGCATTGCCAAGCACGCTCAAAAGGAAATTCACAATAACAGCTTTGGAAACACAAAAGCCAACTAA
- a CDS encoding DUF4280 domain-containing protein: protein MNEKHVVVQGALCKCLYGTVPDGLSVQSHHKEMANDGSGSKKLIATTKDTGATFKNNSFGSCAKMNHKPCKPLVQQWVNFYERVTLTHGGNILLEDSKAACAVAGDACISIAWHGQTGVPAAKQAEQSDECMLKEWNPAISKDAIEAELNEHNWEAL, encoded by the coding sequence ATGAATGAAAAACATGTAGTCGTGCAGGGGGCACTTTGCAAATGTCTTTATGGAACAGTTCCCGACGGGCTTTCTGTTCAATCGCATCACAAAGAAATGGCTAATGATGGAAGCGGGTCAAAAAAATTAATAGCCACCACAAAAGATACGGGTGCCACATTTAAAAACAACAGTTTTGGTTCCTGTGCTAAAATGAACCATAAGCCATGTAAACCGCTGGTACAGCAATGGGTGAATTTTTATGAGCGGGTAACGCTTACACACGGAGGAAATATTTTATTGGAAGACAGTAAAGCAGCTTGCGCCGTTGCGGGCGATGCCTGCATAAGTATTGCCTGGCATGGGCAAACAGGCGTTCCGGCCGCAAAACAGGCGGAGCAGTCAGATGAGTGCATGCTAAAAGAATGGAATCCTGCGATCAGCAAAGACGCAATTGAAGCGGAGCTAAATGAACATAATTGGGAAGCCCTTTAA
- a CDS encoding M23 family metallopeptidase: MSTKTGVAGISGNHHPRIGDKTSFDITGWYPDTPAHLRHEKNITWELFKRRDDGHYTTTGIKKKGESFFIFGQTALGHQYRVEGYLTQPEGRAPMAMDVVPVDTNTPHFTGIEIYDAAGNRVKGPLQYGMKVKIVVLSVGMPGKNIKISLWEDTGPNWPKLPHYAEGVKATINKNGVAKAEFVLKPDFKKLTAAADQLHAYYITVEYWSSPDKKAFLASDHINLINPDFRKYDLFERPKPVKTALPLKTQQQVKDHLPTPALKATDWTESPLFIAGSAFRQWTVAKGSQKYMVGGKETASKNTKCLCEEYDLIWGDKVSCGFRKKVVEISKEIWPNDYRNMANNLMACMALETGGTFNPHDSNKNGYFGLIGFGDGSVMDIGTTRENIMTIDGISQLNWVKKRLQYVQKYLMNNGKGGVLRDFTDLYLAVIYPTKSGLLQNEDAKTKIIFDASIDKKHMLEYRQNPTFMKEQGEYNNKQEVTFKRRGKDGELKDVTEVLRGYAEETKGKTYRWEITATVESWHENGKNNKINVFSCKEQEQDSKSSQCPTDCSQCFDYADVWNNPEISDDNGGKNNNRFGFNSSRGHKGIDILSGPMYKTVHSLMCGEVVSVVDTFKTNEYKEHSLGNTLMIKSKDKNGKEVFILYCHLDKIYVKKAQKVKHGQAIALSGSTGNASYAGLANGKPEHGINNKYWHCHIEAATKGEGYNNFYSLGSFRIKAEDYMKTKFDKNGNAIK; encoded by the coding sequence ATGAGTACAAAAACAGGTGTGGCAGGCATCAGCGGAAACCACCATCCCCGTATAGGCGATAAGACGTCTTTTGATATAACGGGCTGGTACCCGGACACCCCGGCGCATTTGCGCCATGAAAAAAACATCACCTGGGAGCTTTTTAAGCGGCGCGATGACGGCCACTATACCACTACGGGTATCAAAAAGAAAGGAGAAAGTTTTTTCATCTTTGGGCAAACGGCTTTAGGACATCAGTACCGGGTGGAAGGCTATTTAACTCAACCCGAAGGAAGAGCACCCATGGCGATGGACGTGGTACCGGTTGATACCAATACTCCACATTTTACAGGGATTGAGATCTATGACGCCGCCGGCAACCGGGTAAAAGGCCCCCTGCAATATGGAATGAAAGTGAAGATAGTGGTATTGTCTGTAGGGATGCCCGGCAAAAATATCAAGATCAGTTTATGGGAGGATACGGGACCCAACTGGCCAAAGCTGCCCCACTATGCCGAAGGGGTTAAAGCTACCATCAATAAAAACGGGGTGGCAAAAGCAGAATTTGTTTTGAAGCCCGATTTTAAAAAGCTGACCGCCGCCGCAGATCAGTTGCATGCCTATTACATAACGGTGGAATACTGGAGCAGTCCGGATAAAAAGGCATTCCTGGCAAGTGATCATATCAACCTGATAAATCCGGATTTTCGGAAATACGACTTGTTTGAACGACCGAAGCCTGTAAAGACCGCCCTGCCTTTAAAGACACAACAGCAGGTAAAGGACCACCTGCCCACACCGGCGTTAAAAGCAACGGACTGGACGGAAAGCCCGTTATTCATTGCCGGCAGCGCCTTCCGTCAATGGACGGTGGCCAAGGGGAGCCAGAAGTATATGGTGGGAGGGAAGGAGACCGCAAGTAAAAATACAAAGTGCTTGTGTGAGGAATATGATTTGATTTGGGGAGACAAAGTATCGTGCGGATTTAGAAAAAAGGTTGTAGAAATTTCTAAAGAAATTTGGCCAAATGACTACCGGAATATGGCTAACAATTTAATGGCATGTATGGCTTTAGAAACTGGCGGAACTTTTAATCCACATGATTCCAATAAAAACGGGTATTTTGGTCTTATTGGATTTGGTGATGGGAGTGTAATGGATATTGGCACTACCCGTGAAAATATTATGACAATTGATGGAATATCGCAGTTGAATTGGGTTAAAAAAAGACTTCAGTATGTTCAGAAATACTTAATGAATAACGGGAAAGGAGGTGTTCTGCGAGACTTTACAGACCTTTACTTAGCAGTAATTTATCCTACAAAATCAGGATTACTCCAAAATGAAGATGCAAAAACAAAGATAATCTTCGATGCGTCTATAGACAAAAAGCATATGTTGGAGTACCGACAGAACCCGACATTTATGAAAGAACAAGGAGAATATAATAATAAACAGGAAGTCACATTTAAGCGAAGAGGAAAGGATGGTGAACTAAAAGATGTAACAGAGGTGTTACGGGGGTATGCTGAGGAAACTAAAGGGAAAACCTATCGATGGGAAATAACTGCTACTGTCGAAAGCTGGCATGAGAATGGGAAAAACAATAAAATAAATGTTTTCAGTTGTAAAGAACAGGAGCAAGACAGTAAATCTTCACAATGTCCTACTGACTGTTCGCAGTGTTTTGACTATGCCGATGTGTGGAATAATCCTGAAATCAGTGATGATAATGGTGGTAAAAACAATAATCGTTTTGGGTTTAATTCTAGTAGGGGGCACAAGGGCATTGATATTTTGTCTGGGCCTATGTATAAGACTGTACATTCGCTGATGTGTGGTGAAGTGGTTTCGGTGGTTGATACTTTTAAGACCAATGAATATAAAGAGCATAGTTTGGGGAATACACTTATGATTAAGTCTAAGGATAAAAATGGGAAAGAGGTTTTTATTTTGTACTGTCATCTCGATAAGATTTATGTTAAGAAAGCACAGAAAGTTAAACATGGGCAAGCAATAGCTCTTTCTGGTTCTACCGGAAATGCGTCATATGCTGGTCTGGCTAACGGTAAACCTGAGCACGGCATAAATAATAAATATTGGCACTGTCATATTGAAGCCGCAACAAAAGGAGAAGGGTATAATAATTTTTATTCGTTAGGAAGCTTTCGTATAAAAGCTGAAGATTATATGAAAACGAAATTTGATAAAAATGGAAATGCGATTAAATAA
- a CDS encoding YifB family Mg chelatase-like AAA ATPase, translating into MLVKVNGSAVYGVEAIPIIVEVNWMGSGKDPMIVGLPDNAVKESLQRIESTFKTNGFEMPRTKIVVNMAPADIKKSGTAFDLPIAIGILAASEQIENAAALANYVIMGELSLDGAVRPIKGALPIAIQARKQGFKGLIVPKVNAREAGIVNNLEVFGVTDINELVRFFEDGEKGLTPEVVDTRDEFFHSQYDFEIDFADVKGQENIKRAMEIAAAGGHNAILIGPPGAGKTMLAKRLPTILPPLTLQEALETTKIHSVAGKLPENATLISRRPFRSPHHTVSDVALVGGGGNPQPGEISLAHNGVLFLDELPEFKRSVLEVMRQPMEERRVTISRAKMAIDFPASFMLIASMNPCPCGFHNHPERECTCPPGAVQKYLNKISGPLLDRIDLHVEVTPVPFSELSVKKEEKGSSEIRERVIRARELQAERYKETPGIYCNAQMSSKQLKEIAVIDTIGHALLKRAMEKLNLSARAYDRILKVSRTIADLEESEVIKPEYLAEAIQYRSLDREGWSG; encoded by the coding sequence ATGTTGGTGAAAGTTAATGGTAGTGCGGTTTATGGCGTTGAAGCAATACCGATTATTGTGGAAGTAAACTGGATGGGCTCCGGAAAAGATCCTATGATTGTCGGCCTGCCCGATAATGCCGTAAAGGAGAGCCTGCAGCGCATAGAAAGTACTTTTAAAACGAACGGCTTTGAAATGCCACGCACCAAAATAGTAGTCAACATGGCTCCCGCAGACATTAAGAAAAGCGGTACTGCTTTTGATCTTCCCATCGCCATTGGAATATTAGCCGCATCAGAACAAATAGAAAATGCAGCAGCCCTTGCTAATTACGTGATCATGGGGGAACTGAGCCTTGATGGTGCCGTGCGGCCGATAAAAGGGGCATTGCCCATTGCCATCCAGGCACGCAAACAAGGGTTTAAAGGGCTCATTGTACCAAAGGTTAACGCGCGGGAGGCGGGTATCGTAAATAACCTGGAAGTATTTGGGGTGACAGATATCAATGAATTGGTCCGTTTTTTTGAGGACGGAGAAAAGGGTTTAACGCCGGAGGTAGTAGATACAAGGGATGAGTTTTTTCATTCTCAGTACGATTTTGAAATCGATTTTGCAGATGTAAAAGGCCAGGAAAACATAAAGAGAGCCATGGAAATTGCCGCGGCAGGCGGACATAATGCCATTCTGATTGGCCCTCCCGGGGCGGGCAAAACCATGCTGGCGAAGCGATTGCCTACCATCCTTCCGCCACTTACCTTGCAGGAGGCCCTGGAAACAACAAAGATCCATTCGGTAGCCGGTAAACTGCCGGAGAACGCCACGCTTATTTCCCGGCGGCCTTTTCGCTCACCCCACCACACGGTTTCCGACGTGGCTTTAGTGGGGGGTGGAGGAAACCCGCAACCCGGTGAGATCTCTTTGGCACATAACGGCGTGCTGTTCCTGGATGAACTGCCGGAGTTTAAACGAAGCGTACTGGAAGTAATGCGGCAACCCATGGAAGAACGCCGCGTTACCATTTCCCGTGCAAAAATGGCCATCGATTTTCCCGCCAGCTTTATGCTGATCGCCTCCATGAATCCCTGCCCCTGCGGGTTTCATAATCACCCCGAACGGGAATGCACCTGCCCTCCGGGTGCCGTGCAAAAATACCTGAATAAGATTTCGGGGCCATTGCTGGACCGCATCGATCTGCATGTAGAAGTAACGCCTGTTCCGTTTAGCGAATTGTCGGTCAAGAAGGAAGAGAAAGGCTCTTCGGAGATCCGGGAAAGAGTGATCCGCGCCCGGGAGCTCCAGGCGGAACGATACAAGGAAACGCCGGGTATTTACTGCAATGCTCAGATGAGCAGTAAGCAATTAAAAGAAATAGCTGTTATTGATACCATTGGTCATGCTTTATTAAAAAGGGCCATGGAAAAACTGAACCTTTCGGCCAGGGCTTATGATCGTATCCTTAAAGTATCCAGAACTATAGCCGACCTCGAAGAGTCGGAAGTGATTAAACCGGAGTATCTTGCAGAAGCGATCCAATACCGCAGCCTGGACCGGGAAGGCTGGAGTGGATGA
- a CDS encoding ABC transporter ATP-binding protein, with amino-acid sequence MRILLQYLKPYKWLVALALLLAAINQVFSLFAPMISGRLLDLFANHPHHFDKAKTIPRSGHEYLFGGNGYRGLIFFLLLLIGTAMVSRIAKAFQDYFVNVVIQKFGATIFTDGLKHSMRLPYQDFEDQRSGETLSILTKVRTDTEKFITNFINVFFAIIVSIVFVSIYAFQLHWAIMPVYTVGIFAIAVVTSLLSKRIKVIQRRIVSETTALAGTTTESLRNIEIVKSLGLTEQEVKRLNNNTFKILGLELKKVKSIRALSFIQGTMVNFLQQVIAFTLLWLIFGDAITPGQYLSLSFYGFFIFGPMQEMGNIIISYREAEASLNNFHNLMLRKAELKPLMPKHIGLLERLQFKTVAFRHQTAHFNALNNISFDVSKGETIAFVGPSGSGKSTLVKLLVGLYRPAKGTINYNGIDGNDIDFDELRRQLGFVTQDTQLFAGPIKDNLLFVNPRATEEQLQAALEKASCLKLLQRAENGMNTVIGEGGLKLSGGERQRIAIARALLRNPHLLIFDEATSALDSITEEEITKTIRDVSSKGNQITVLIAHRLSTIMHADRIYVLERGDIVETGNHDELLERKGLYYAMWRQQIGERRKEVLVG; translated from the coding sequence ATGCGCATTCTTCTTCAATATTTAAAACCCTATAAATGGCTGGTGGCGCTGGCTTTGTTACTGGCGGCCATCAACCAGGTATTCTCGCTTTTTGCACCCATGATCAGCGGGCGGTTGCTGGACCTTTTCGCCAACCATCCGCATCATTTTGATAAGGCAAAAACCATCCCGCGCAGCGGCCATGAATATTTATTCGGCGGTAACGGCTATCGAGGTCTGATTTTCTTTTTATTGCTGTTAATTGGTACGGCCATGGTGAGCCGCATTGCCAAAGCCTTCCAGGACTATTTTGTAAATGTGGTGATCCAGAAATTTGGCGCTACCATTTTTACAGATGGACTAAAACATTCCATGCGGCTGCCCTATCAGGATTTTGAAGATCAGCGCAGTGGCGAGACACTTTCCATATTAACAAAAGTGCGTACGGATACGGAGAAATTTATTACCAATTTTATTAATGTGTTTTTTGCGATTATTGTCAGTATCGTTTTCGTGTCCATCTACGCCTTTCAGTTACATTGGGCCATTATGCCGGTGTATACGGTGGGCATTTTTGCCATTGCTGTTGTTACCAGTTTATTGAGCAAGCGCATCAAAGTGATCCAGCGGCGCATCGTTTCAGAAACAACAGCGCTGGCGGGCACTACAACGGAAAGCCTCCGGAATATTGAAATTGTGAAAAGCCTGGGATTGACCGAGCAGGAAGTGAAACGGTTAAATAACAACACTTTTAAGATCCTGGGGCTTGAGCTCAAAAAAGTAAAGAGTATCCGGGCGCTGAGTTTTATCCAGGGTACCATGGTTAACTTTTTGCAACAGGTTATTGCTTTCACCCTGCTATGGCTGATCTTTGGCGATGCCATTACACCGGGGCAATATTTATCGCTTTCATTTTACGGGTTCTTTATTTTCGGGCCGATGCAGGAAATGGGCAATATTATCATTTCTTATCGTGAAGCAGAGGCCTCGCTAAATAATTTTCATAACCTGATGTTACGCAAGGCGGAGCTGAAACCGCTTATGCCGAAGCATATTGGCCTGTTGGAACGGTTGCAATTTAAAACGGTGGCTTTCCGGCACCAGACGGCCCACTTTAATGCGCTGAATAATATTTCCTTTGATGTGAGCAAGGGTGAAACGATTGCTTTTGTAGGGCCGAGCGGTTCGGGGAAAAGCACCCTGGTTAAGTTACTGGTGGGCCTGTACCGGCCGGCAAAAGGGACCATTAATTATAACGGCATCGATGGAAATGATATTGACTTTGACGAGTTACGCCGGCAGTTGGGTTTTGTAACGCAGGACACACAGTTGTTCGCAGGCCCTATTAAAGATAACCTACTGTTTGTAAATCCCCGGGCAACGGAAGAACAGTTGCAGGCTGCATTGGAAAAAGCCAGTTGCCTGAAGTTACTGCAGCGCGCCGAAAATGGAATGAATACAGTTATTGGAGAAGGCGGATTGAAATTAAGCGGTGGCGAGCGTCAGCGTATTGCTATTGCCCGCGCCCTATTGCGTAACCCGCACCTGCTGATATTTGATGAGGCTACTTCGGCCCTCGATTCTATTACGGAGGAGGAAATAACCAAAACCATACGGGATGTGTCTTCCAAAGGCAACCAGATCACCGTTTTAATTGCCCACCGGCTGAGCACTATCATGCACGCCGATCGTATCTATGTTTTGGAGCGCGGCGATATTGTTGAAACGGGTAATCATGATGAGTTGCTGGAGCGTAAAGGGCTGTATTATGCGATGTGGCGGCAGCAGATAGGCGAGCGGCGGAAAGAAGTGCTGGTCGGTTGA
- a CDS encoding cysteine desulfurase family protein, translating to MTIIYLDNAATTSLDKEVLDAMLPYMTTSFGNPSSVYSYGRETRLAVETARKTVAKHLNVKPGEIFFTSGGTESNNTAISASLRDLGCTHIITSPIEHHAVLHTVEHYCDGNAITHSLVKLLPNGHVDLKDLEAQLATIGKKCLVSLMHANNEIGNLLSINAVSALCRKYDAVFHSDCVQTVGHYPIDLQRIDIDFISASGHKFHGPKGAGILYVNSKLQIKPFIYGGGQERNMRAGTENVYGIVGFAKALDAAMTHYEKESAYIKELKAYMIGQLQEAIPLVTFNGDYNGSCLYTVLSASFPKTDRSEMLLFNLDINGICVSGGSACSSGASQGSHVIAALNNSADTVPVRFSFSKYNTKEEVDYTIEKLKELM from the coding sequence ATGACAATAATTTATTTAGACAATGCCGCTACCACCAGCCTGGATAAAGAAGTGCTGGATGCAATGCTCCCTTATATGACCACAAGCTTTGGAAACCCCTCTTCCGTGTATTCGTACGGACGGGAGACCCGGCTTGCAGTGGAAACCGCCCGCAAAACCGTGGCAAAACATTTAAATGTAAAACCCGGCGAAATATTCTTTACCAGCGGCGGCACGGAAAGCAATAATACCGCTATCAGTGCTTCCCTTCGCGACCTGGGTTGCACGCACATCATCACCTCGCCCATCGAGCACCATGCCGTGCTACATACGGTGGAACATTACTGCGATGGAAACGCCATTACCCATAGTCTGGTGAAGTTATTGCCCAACGGACATGTAGATCTAAAAGATCTGGAAGCGCAACTGGCCACCATTGGTAAAAAGTGCCTGGTTAGCCTGATGCACGCCAATAACGAAATAGGAAATTTGCTCTCTATTAATGCGGTGAGTGCATTGTGCAGAAAATATGACGCTGTTTTTCATTCCGATTGCGTACAGACCGTAGGGCATTACCCGATTGACCTGCAACGGATCGACATTGATTTTATTTCGGCCTCCGGGCACAAATTTCACGGTCCTAAGGGCGCCGGCATTTTGTATGTCAACAGCAAGCTGCAAATAAAACCCTTTATTTATGGGGGCGGCCAGGAACGTAATATGCGTGCGGGCACCGAAAATGTTTATGGCATCGTTGGCTTTGCAAAAGCACTGGACGCCGCCATGACCCATTATGAAAAGGAATCGGCTTATATCAAAGAGCTGAAAGCCTATATGATCGGACAATTGCAGGAAGCCATCCCCTTGGTGACATTCAATGGCGATTATAACGGCAGTTGCCTGTACACCGTGCTGAGTGCTTCTTTTCCAAAAACAGACCGATCGGAGATGTTGTTATTTAACCTGGATATTAATGGCATTTGTGTTTCCGGCGGAAGCGCCTGCAGCAGCGGGGCCAGCCAGGGGTCACACGTAATTGCAGCCCTGAATAACAGTGCTGATACCGTACCCGTACGCTTTTCTTTCAGTAAGTATAATACAAAGGAAGAGGTTGATTATACGATTGAAAAGCTGAAGGAGTTGATGTAA
- the glmM gene encoding phosphoglucosamine mutase, with the protein MSLIKSISGIRGTIGGKTGETLSPVDIVKFTAAYGTILRKAAGSRKKIKVVVGRDGRISGPLVSSLVTATLNALGIDVIDLGLSTTPTVEIAVPREKAEGGIILTASHNPKEWNALKLLNSEGEFISAELGKQLLEIAAAEDFDFVAVDKLGTIKQDDSYLQKHIDAILAYALVKKDAIAKKNFKIVVDAINSTGATFVPALLKALGVTNIIVLNSDVSGNFAHNPEPLPDHLAELSSTVVREKADLGIAVDPDVDRLCFVNEDGSMFGEEYTLVAVADYILSQRKGNTVSNMSSTKALKEITLKHGGTYYPSAVGEVNVVTKMKAVDAVIGGEGNGGIIVPDFHYGRDALIGIALFLSHLATQKGSIKSLRRLYPDYFISKNKIELDKGTDLPTILTKIKQKYSKLPVNDEDGLKIEFDDDWVHLRMSNTEPIIRIYSESDYEVKAKNIAHKLMQDIKENM; encoded by the coding sequence ATGTCTCTTATAAAAAGCATATCAGGAATTCGTGGAACCATTGGCGGGAAAACAGGTGAGACGCTGTCACCAGTTGATATTGTGAAATTTACAGCGGCGTACGGTACTATTCTCCGGAAAGCTGCCGGCAGCAGAAAGAAAATAAAAGTGGTAGTAGGACGGGATGGACGCATTAGCGGCCCCCTGGTGAGCAGCCTGGTTACCGCAACCTTAAATGCATTAGGCATCGATGTTATTGATTTGGGACTAAGCACCACCCCTACGGTAGAAATTGCCGTGCCAAGGGAAAAAGCAGAAGGAGGTATTATCCTTACCGCCAGCCACAATCCCAAGGAATGGAATGCTTTAAAACTTTTAAATAGCGAGGGCGAATTTATTTCTGCAGAGCTGGGCAAGCAATTGCTGGAAATTGCCGCCGCTGAAGATTTTGACTTTGTAGCGGTTGATAAACTGGGTACTATTAAACAGGATGATTCTTACCTGCAAAAGCATATTGACGCCATATTGGCCTATGCCCTGGTAAAGAAAGATGCTATTGCTAAAAAGAATTTTAAGATAGTAGTGGACGCCATCAATTCTACCGGCGCTACTTTTGTACCTGCCTTATTAAAAGCGCTGGGGGTTACCAATATTATTGTGTTAAACAGTGACGTTTCCGGGAATTTTGCACATAATCCGGAACCCCTACCCGATCACCTTGCAGAGTTGTCCAGTACGGTGGTAAGGGAAAAAGCAGACCTCGGTATTGCTGTGGACCCCGATGTAGACCGTCTTTGTTTTGTAAACGAAGATGGCAGTATGTTTGGTGAAGAATATACGCTGGTAGCCGTTGCAGATTATATTCTTTCGCAACGCAAAGGAAATACCGTTAGCAATATGAGCAGCACCAAGGCTTTAAAAGAAATTACATTAAAGCATGGCGGCACTTATTACCCTTCCGCCGTGGGCGAGGTGAACGTGGTGACGAAAATGAAGGCAGTAGATGCGGTTATTGGCGGCGAGGGCAACGGTGGTATCATTGTACCCGATTTTCATTACGGCCGTGATGCGCTGATCGGCATTGCATTATTCCTGAGCCATCTGGCCACACAAAAAGGAAGTATCAAATCATTGCGACGCTTATATCCTGATTATTTTATTAGTAAGAATAAAATTGAATTAGATAAAGGAACGGATCTTCCCACCATCCTCACCAAGATCAAACAGAAATACAGCAAACTGCCGGTAAATGATGAAGACGGGCTGAAAATTGAATTTGACGACGACTGGGTGCATCTGCGCATGTCCAATACCGAACCCATCATCCGCATTTATTCGGAGAGCGACTACGAGGTAAAAGCCAAAAACATTGCCCATAAGCTGATGCAGGATATTAAGGAGAATATGTAG